From a single Cyclobacterium marinum DSM 745 genomic region:
- a CDS encoding peptide-N-glycosidase F-related protein, whose product MKQFLLIGFFSFLFTSFVWAVQGDTLEIISHDAITVVTNPSKGANTYTEWAVFPDKEVPIRKIVMKIKFACPDDMRCADWDYLDHITIKRTGGIAGELQDFEIGRMLTPYGGAFGEDWEFDWQVDVTDFSLLLRDSVELEYKHTGYEPNNDRGWKVTVAFDLIRGQPTMEPISITKIYDGSFTYGDKEKPIEKALIPVQFTSEKEAAMGRLRILQTGHGMDRPDGCGEFCNKYRDFILDEKLVASRQIWKQCGNNPLYPQAGTWIFDRANWCPGDLIQPDLYDFPIAKPQHTVQLKMEDYSSPKPSANELIAAYLIQYKAYRKKNDVTIEDVIIPSNKAIYSRLNPAAFGPTIVIKNNGAEPLTQLSINHGQKGQENNKYFWKGMLMPGEMDTVKMPGLIPQKGTLTYQFELKKPNGRKDASRQDNFIYASYSQTPVHDSTLIFHLETNKKPEDNAYKLIDAEGNILYQREVGTLVADTIYKDTLQLSKGAYQLLFKDVSGDGLEFWYKTKAGRGKSILLNAQGEIVKSFNSDFGSSITYNFTVGDTPDSIMENEISLGVFPTRTKDFTYFDFLSNNPEEVLIKLIRDPGGEVVEEHLYRDFKEGRLTFDLSRYPKSRYFFRVFVNDKVVYNKRLRVKE is encoded by the coding sequence ATGAAGCAATTCCTACTGATAGGCTTTTTTTCCTTTTTATTCACTTCATTTGTTTGGGCAGTTCAAGGAGACACCTTAGAAATTATTAGTCATGATGCCATCACTGTAGTGACGAACCCATCAAAAGGAGCCAATACTTATACAGAGTGGGCCGTATTTCCCGACAAGGAGGTGCCTATTCGAAAAATCGTTATGAAAATCAAATTTGCATGTCCTGACGATATGCGTTGTGCAGACTGGGATTACCTGGACCATATTACCATTAAAAGAACAGGGGGAATAGCAGGAGAGTTACAGGATTTTGAAATAGGAAGAATGCTAACACCCTATGGCGGTGCATTCGGGGAAGATTGGGAATTTGATTGGCAAGTGGATGTTACAGATTTTTCCCTATTATTAAGAGATAGCGTTGAACTGGAATACAAGCACACCGGCTATGAGCCCAATAATGACCGAGGATGGAAAGTCACAGTAGCCTTTGATCTTATCAGAGGTCAACCTACCATGGAACCTATTTCCATTACCAAAATATACGATGGCTCATTTACTTATGGAGACAAGGAAAAACCGATTGAAAAAGCTTTGATACCCGTCCAATTTACTTCAGAAAAAGAAGCCGCTATGGGAAGGTTACGAATCCTTCAAACCGGCCATGGAATGGATAGACCTGATGGATGTGGAGAGTTTTGCAATAAATACAGGGATTTCATTTTGGATGAAAAACTTGTCGCCAGTCGCCAAATCTGGAAACAATGCGGTAATAACCCTCTCTACCCTCAAGCAGGAACATGGATTTTCGACCGTGCTAACTGGTGTCCCGGAGACCTTATCCAACCTGATTTATATGATTTCCCCATTGCAAAACCCCAACATACCGTTCAGTTAAAAATGGAGGATTACAGCTCTCCTAAACCCAGTGCCAATGAACTAATTGCTGCCTACCTCATACAATACAAAGCTTACAGAAAGAAAAATGATGTTACCATTGAGGACGTTATTATCCCTTCAAACAAAGCCATTTATAGCAGGTTAAACCCTGCAGCCTTTGGTCCTACCATAGTAATCAAAAATAACGGGGCAGAACCTTTAACTCAGCTAAGCATTAATCACGGGCAAAAAGGACAAGAAAATAATAAGTATTTCTGGAAAGGCATGCTCATGCCGGGAGAAATGGACACAGTCAAAATGCCGGGACTTATCCCTCAAAAAGGCACACTGACCTATCAATTTGAACTCAAAAAACCGAATGGGAGAAAAGATGCTTCAAGACAGGACAATTTTATTTATGCTTCCTATAGTCAAACTCCCGTCCATGACTCTACTTTAATTTTTCATTTGGAAACCAACAAGAAGCCCGAAGACAATGCCTATAAACTCATAGATGCTGAGGGAAATATCCTTTACCAAAGAGAGGTGGGCACTTTGGTTGCTGACACCATTTACAAAGACACCTTACAATTGAGCAAAGGGGCTTATCAATTGTTGTTCAAGGACGTGAGTGGTGATGGCCTGGAATTTTGGTATAAAACAAAGGCGGGAAGAGGCAAGTCCATCTTACTTAATGCGCAGGGCGAAATTGTCAAAAGCTTTAACTCTGATTTCGGAAGCAGCATCACTTATAACTTTACAGTGGGGGATACACCTGACTCTATTATGGAAAATGAAATTTCCCTAGGGGTATTCCCTACCCGAACAAAAGATTTTACTTACTTCGATTTTTTATCAAACAATCCTGAAGAGGTCCTTATCAAGCTGATAAGAGATCCCGGAGGGGAGGTGGTGGAAGAGCATCTTTACAGAGATTTCAAAGAAGGCAGGCTCACCTTTGATCTAAGCAGGTATCCAAAAAGCAGGTATTTTTTCCGTGTTTTTGTAAATGACAAGGTAGTCTATAATAAAAGGCTAAGGGTGAAGGAGTAA
- a CDS encoding NHL repeat-containing protein — MKENPNPRREFLKKSGLTLFAGAVVPNIIVNKSYGMKKETILGHGSHQYKVIEGWGNLDPAKNPVNDCHEMVEDAKGRLILLTNETKNNVIIYDKSGKLLETWGSTYPGAHGLTISDEGGEEFLYIADNTRSQVIKTDLKGREIMVMDYPRETGNYEYPKQFVPTETAINPANGDIYIVDGYGKNYVTQYNAKGELIRQFGGKGETNETFNCCHGILVDTRDKNNPTLLITDRGNMQYKRFTLDGKYIKTIPTPGSFVCRPVLRGDNVYAAVYRSTTQAYPNSGYITVLDKNDRVVSTPGGTAPEYVNGELQEQRKDMSFQGFMHPHDVCVDRDENIYVPQWASQKTYPVKLERI, encoded by the coding sequence ATGAAAGAAAACCCAAATCCAAGAAGAGAATTCTTAAAGAAATCGGGACTGACGCTGTTTGCAGGAGCAGTGGTTCCCAATATTATTGTAAATAAAAGCTACGGCATGAAAAAAGAAACCATACTGGGGCATGGCTCTCATCAATATAAGGTCATAGAAGGATGGGGCAATTTAGATCCCGCCAAAAACCCTGTCAATGACTGCCATGAAATGGTAGAAGATGCAAAAGGAAGGTTAATCCTTTTGACCAATGAGACCAAAAACAATGTGATTATTTATGACAAGTCCGGAAAGTTGCTGGAAACATGGGGAAGTACTTATCCCGGTGCGCATGGACTTACTATCAGTGATGAAGGAGGAGAAGAGTTTCTTTATATTGCCGACAATACCCGAAGTCAGGTGATCAAAACTGACCTAAAAGGCAGAGAAATTATGGTGATGGATTACCCCAGAGAAACAGGTAATTATGAGTATCCCAAACAATTTGTTCCTACAGAAACAGCCATAAATCCTGCCAATGGAGACATCTATATTGTGGATGGCTATGGCAAAAATTACGTTACTCAGTACAATGCCAAGGGTGAATTGATCCGACAGTTTGGAGGAAAGGGAGAGACCAACGAAACCTTCAACTGTTGTCATGGTATATTGGTAGATACCAGAGATAAAAACAACCCTACCTTGCTTATTACTGACAGGGGGAATATGCAGTACAAGCGTTTTACTTTGGATGGGAAGTACATCAAGACCATCCCTACTCCAGGCTCATTTGTTTGTAGACCTGTTTTGAGAGGAGATAACGTTTATGCTGCGGTGTATAGAAGTACCACACAGGCTTATCCCAACTCTGGTTATATCACCGTCTTGGATAAAAATGACCGGGTAGTTTCCACTCCGGGAGGAACGGCACCTGAATATGTAAACGGAGAACTTCAGGAACAGCGAAAAGACATGAGTTTCCAAGGTTTTATGCACCCCCATGATGTATGTGTAGACAGGGATGAAAATATTTATGTTCCTCAATGGGCCTCACAAAAAACCTATCCGGTAAAGCTGGAAAGGATTTAA
- a CDS encoding DUF1501 domain-containing protein: MNYNWRRRDFLKKTSAASIAAMAAGAPISALLNACSPKEKIESTADTVILLYMAGGMAHTETFDPKKYTPFRKGMESKEVLSTFKAVPTVLDGVNFSEGLEKIGGVMDKGSLIRSYVAADLGHILHTRHQFHWHTCYEPPQSVAVPHMGSWMAKELGPVNPVIPPFINIGQRFTVGEGEELKAFHSAGFLGSEYGPFLIPDPSSGLDSVRPPVGMSNKRFEARNQLYENLIKESAMGEFGSDYQKESLKRSMEQAYMLLNSPEAKAFDLSQEPKEKYDIYNTGKFGLGCLMAKRLVDQGARFISVTSEYEPFVGWDTHENGHTRLKGMKKLIDAPIAQLIKDLDESGRLDRTLVVLASEFSRDMLTEGRPGAKVKDQVEVPDIIEDMKNYGMHRHFTDGCSVLMFGGGIKKGYVYGKTADERPCKSIEKPIKIAALHQTIYHALGMDPETNYEIEKRPFYTTPDGHGEAEMDLFA, encoded by the coding sequence ATGAATTATAATTGGAGAAGAAGAGATTTCTTAAAAAAGACAAGTGCTGCTTCTATTGCAGCCATGGCTGCAGGAGCTCCAATTTCAGCCTTATTAAACGCATGCTCCCCTAAGGAGAAGATTGAAAGCACTGCGGATACCGTGATTTTGCTTTATATGGCAGGTGGAATGGCTCATACTGAGACTTTTGACCCAAAAAAATATACCCCTTTTAGAAAGGGAATGGAGTCCAAGGAGGTGTTGAGTACCTTTAAAGCAGTCCCAACGGTGTTAGATGGGGTTAATTTTTCTGAAGGCCTTGAAAAAATAGGTGGGGTGATGGATAAAGGCAGTTTGATTCGCTCCTATGTAGCAGCAGATTTAGGGCATATATTGCATACCCGGCATCAATTTCATTGGCATACTTGCTATGAGCCTCCTCAGTCTGTAGCTGTACCGCATATGGGTTCGTGGATGGCCAAAGAGTTAGGACCTGTTAATCCGGTTATTCCGCCTTTTATTAACATTGGGCAGCGGTTTACTGTAGGAGAAGGGGAGGAATTGAAGGCGTTTCACAGTGCGGGGTTTTTAGGAAGTGAGTATGGTCCTTTTTTGATTCCTGATCCTAGTTCCGGTTTAGATAGTGTGCGCCCTCCGGTTGGCATGTCAAACAAGCGATTTGAAGCCAGGAATCAGCTTTATGAGAATTTGATAAAAGAAAGTGCCATGGGAGAATTTGGGAGTGATTACCAAAAAGAATCGCTAAAGCGATCCATGGAGCAAGCCTATATGTTGTTGAATAGTCCCGAAGCAAAGGCTTTTGATTTAAGTCAGGAGCCCAAGGAGAAATATGATATTTACAATACGGGTAAATTTGGCTTGGGCTGTTTAATGGCCAAGCGACTGGTGGATCAGGGGGCCAGATTTATAAGTGTTACATCAGAGTATGAACCCTTCGTAGGTTGGGATACCCATGAAAACGGACATACCAGGCTTAAAGGTATGAAAAAATTGATCGATGCGCCTATTGCTCAGTTAATTAAAGATTTGGATGAAAGTGGAAGGCTTGACAGGACTTTGGTGGTGTTGGCCAGCGAATTTAGCAGAGATATGTTGACCGAAGGAAGACCAGGTGCCAAAGTAAAAGACCAAGTGGAGGTTCCGGATATTATTGAAGACATGAAAAATTATGGAATGCACAGGCATTTTACAGACGGTTGTTCGGTGTTGATGTTTGGAGGAGGAATCAAAAAAGGCTATGTTTATGGTAAAACTGCCGATGAGAGGCCATGTAAAAGTATAGAAAAGCCGATTAAAATTGCGGCATTACACCAGACCATTTACCATGCCTTAGGGATGGATCCTGAAACGAATTACGAAATAGAAAAACGACCATTTTATACCACTCCAGATGGGCATGGAGAAGCTGAAATGGATTTATTCGCTTAA
- a CDS encoding DUF1549 domain-containing protein, with amino-acid sequence MKRISKGNLLILTAVFFFMALGITTEVSALEAVMVFQLAEAETTFWLWKFLGRLHPLAVHFPVSFLLLAALLELFTLKEFNHKLRPGINALVWTGAIGALVAVVLGLLLANIEEYGGELLDIHQWTGIITAVLGVLLLFLLGKIKNGTPKQAIKTFRIVLFITALGVSIAGHFGASLTHGEEYLTETLPWNESSYTPEDLNIDLVAFEEEGALSEQKQIELVGKVRAVLAHNCYKCHSDAKIKGELRLDSKAFTFAGGESGPVIIPGNADKSELVRRIKLPKDHKEAMPSKGKVLSDDEIALITFWVNKGAPWPDAAEEVSVFRVAELAPRRPNLPAQRKGLTQAIDIWVDEYFEKQKIAWKEPVDDKVYLRRIYLDIVGLQPSPEEYSAFINDSRPDKRAIWVSELLDRDDDYATHWLTFWNDALRNDYTGTGYITKGRYAITDWLYNSLRDNKPYDQFVKQLLNPDEKSKGFIEGIRWRGDVNASQVTEMQAAQNVGQVILGLNLKCASCHDSFISDWKLKEAYAFANIFSDSSLVVSRCDIPTGEKAGTKILWEELGEIDSTASRSKKLEQLAEYLVQPANGRLYRTIVNRIWKQMMGRGLVEPADEMDNVPWSQDLLDWLATDFEEDGYDLKQLIYKIAISKAYQQPAVGVESPLFLAEDDFVFEGAVIRRMTAEQFTDGVSQKIHPLFTEEEMKYDPNQLAVSEQSDIGFVRAALVANNGLLKALGRTNREVVMTSRDSQASLLQALELTNGEKLNNTLKEGAVKWKEKYEAGEIIVEEVYQQLLGRAPQEKEFNIAMAALGDQPEPEAIQDLFWAVLLLPEFQLIY; translated from the coding sequence ATGAAAAGGATAAGTAAAGGTAACCTGTTAATCCTCACGGCTGTGTTTTTTTTCATGGCATTAGGTATTACCACAGAGGTGAGTGCACTTGAAGCAGTCATGGTATTTCAGTTAGCTGAGGCTGAAACTACCTTTTGGTTGTGGAAGTTTTTAGGGCGTTTGCATCCTTTAGCCGTTCACTTTCCTGTAAGCTTTCTTTTATTGGCCGCCTTGTTGGAGTTGTTTACGCTTAAGGAATTTAACCATAAACTGAGACCGGGTATTAATGCCTTGGTATGGACAGGGGCCATAGGTGCACTTGTGGCTGTTGTTTTGGGATTGCTACTGGCAAATATTGAAGAATATGGAGGGGAGTTATTGGATATTCACCAGTGGACAGGAATCATAACAGCTGTTTTAGGGGTGTTATTACTTTTTTTATTGGGAAAAATTAAAAATGGAACTCCCAAGCAAGCCATAAAAACTTTTAGAATAGTGTTATTTATTACTGCTCTGGGCGTTTCAATTGCCGGGCATTTTGGTGCCTCATTGACACATGGGGAGGAATACTTAACAGAGACTTTACCTTGGAATGAATCTTCCTATACACCTGAAGACCTAAACATTGATTTGGTGGCCTTTGAGGAAGAAGGTGCATTAAGTGAACAAAAGCAAATAGAATTGGTAGGTAAGGTAAGGGCTGTTTTAGCCCACAATTGCTATAAATGTCACAGTGATGCCAAGATTAAAGGAGAATTAAGGCTTGACTCCAAAGCGTTTACTTTTGCCGGAGGTGAGTCAGGTCCTGTTATTATTCCGGGGAATGCTGATAAAAGTGAATTGGTGCGAAGGATAAAGCTTCCAAAGGATCACAAAGAGGCAATGCCTTCTAAGGGGAAGGTGCTTTCCGATGATGAGATAGCCTTGATTACTTTTTGGGTGAACAAAGGAGCTCCTTGGCCGGATGCTGCTGAAGAGGTGAGTGTGTTCAGGGTAGCCGAACTTGCTCCAAGACGACCTAACTTACCGGCCCAAAGAAAAGGATTGACCCAAGCCATCGACATTTGGGTAGATGAATATTTCGAAAAACAAAAAATAGCCTGGAAAGAACCTGTGGATGACAAGGTTTATCTAAGAAGGATATATTTGGATATAGTAGGTTTACAGCCTTCGCCGGAAGAATATTCGGCTTTTATAAATGACAGCAGGCCTGATAAGAGGGCCATATGGGTAAGTGAACTGCTGGATAGAGATGACGATTATGCGACCCATTGGTTAACTTTCTGGAATGATGCCCTGAGAAATGACTATACCGGCACAGGTTATATTACCAAAGGGCGGTATGCCATTACCGATTGGCTGTACAATTCATTGCGTGACAATAAACCCTATGACCAATTTGTGAAACAGTTATTGAATCCTGATGAAAAGTCAAAGGGTTTTATTGAAGGGATACGCTGGAGAGGGGATGTCAACGCCAGTCAGGTTACTGAAATGCAAGCTGCACAAAATGTTGGCCAAGTGATTTTAGGCCTTAACCTGAAATGTGCTTCCTGTCATGACAGCTTTATCAGTGATTGGAAACTTAAAGAAGCCTATGCCTTTGCCAATATTTTTTCAGATTCATCCTTGGTTGTAAGCCGATGTGATATTCCTACAGGAGAGAAGGCAGGGACTAAGATTTTATGGGAAGAACTGGGTGAAATTGACAGTACTGCCAGCAGGTCCAAAAAGTTGGAACAGCTGGCCGAATACTTGGTGCAACCCGCCAATGGCAGGCTTTACCGCACCATAGTAAATAGAATATGGAAACAAATGATGGGTAGGGGATTGGTGGAACCTGCTGATGAAATGGATAATGTACCTTGGAGTCAGGATTTATTGGATTGGCTAGCCACAGATTTTGAAGAAGATGGTTACGACTTGAAGCAACTGATATATAAAATTGCTATATCCAAAGCTTATCAACAGCCGGCTGTAGGAGTAGAGAGCCCATTGTTTCTTGCTGAAGACGATTTTGTTTTTGAAGGGGCTGTTATTCGAAGGATGACAGCAGAACAATTTACTGATGGGGTAAGTCAAAAAATTCATCCCCTATTTACGGAGGAGGAAATGAAGTATGATCCCAATCAGCTGGCCGTTTCCGAGCAATCCGACATTGGCTTCGTTCGTGCTGCATTGGTGGCAAATAATGGTTTATTGAAAGCTTTGGGACGCACAAATCGGGAAGTGGTAATGACAAGCAGAGACAGTCAAGCCAGTTTATTACAAGCATTAGAATTAACCAATGGTGAAAAGCTTAACAATACCCTAAAAGAAGGAGCGGTTAAATGGAAAGAAAAGTATGAGGCAGGGGAAATTATTGTTGAGGAAGTCTACCAGCAACTTTTGGGAAGAGCGCCTCAGGAAAAGGAATTCAATATTGCCATGGCAGCTTTGGGAGATCAACCGGAGCCCGAAGCCATACAAGATTTGTTTTGGGCGGTTTTATTACTTCCTGAATTTCAATTAATTTACTAA